From a region of the Oryza sativa Japonica Group chromosome 6, ASM3414082v1 genome:
- the LOC4340462 gene encoding bZIP transcription factor 46-like isoform X2, translated as MELPADGSALARQGSIYSLTFDEFQSALGSAEKDFGSMNMDELLRNIWTAEESQAIAPAAAAASAAAVVGDAQQQQQPIQRQGSLTLPRTLSQKTVDEVWRDIMGLGGSDDEDPAAAAAAAAPAQRQPTLGEMTLEEFLVRAGVVREDMGQTIVLPPQAQALFPGSNVVAPAMQLANGMLPGVVGVAPGAAAAMTVAAPATPVVLNGLGKVEGGDLSSLSPVPYPFDTALRVRKGPTVEKVVERRQRRMIKNRESAARSRARKQAYIMELEAEVAKLKEQKAELQKKQVEMIQKQNDEVMERITQQLGPKAKRFCLRRTLTGPW; from the exons atgGAGTTGCCGGCGGATGGGAGCGCGCTGGCGAGGCAGGGGTCGATCTACTCGCTGACGTTCGACGAGTTCCAGAGCGCGCTGGGAAGCGCCGAGAAGGATTTCGGGTCGATGAACATGGATGAGCTGCTGCGCAACATCTGGACGGCGGAGGAGTCGCAGGCCatagcgccggcggcggcggctgcttcggcggcggcggtggttggggacgcgcagcagcagcagcagccgatccAGAGGCAGGGGTCGCTGACGCTGCCACGCACGCTGAGCCAGAAGACGGTGGACGAGGTGTGGCGCGACATCATGGGCTtgggcggcagcgacgacgaagaccccgcggcggcggcggctgcggcggcgcccgcgcagCGGCAGCCGACGCTGGGGGAGATGACGCTGGAGGAGTTCCTGGTGCGGGCCGGCGTCGTGCGGGAGGACATGGGGCAGACCATCGTGCTGCCGCCGCAGGCGCAGGCGTTGTTCCCCGGGAGCAATGTGGTCGCCCCGGCCATGCAGCTCGCCAACGGGATGCTGCCTGGTGTCGTCGGCGtcgcccccggcgccgccgccgcgatgacggtggcggcgccggccacgCCGGTGGTGCTGAACGGGCTGGGGAAGGTGGAGGGCGGGGATCTCTCGTCGCTCTCGCCGGTGCCTTACCCATTCGACACCGCGCTCAGGGTGAGGAAGGGCCCTACCGTCGAGAAGGTGGTGGAGAGGCGGCAGAGGCGGATGATCAAGAACAGGGAGTCCGCTGCTAGGTCTCGCGCGCGGAAGCAG GCTTATATAATGGAGTTGGAAGCTGAGGTGGCAAAACTGAAGGAACAGAAGGCTGAATTGCAGAAAAAGCAG GTGGAAATGATACAGAAGCAAAATGATGAG GTCATGGAGAGAATCACTCAGCAACTTGGACCAAAGGCAAAGAGATTTTGCCTCCGACGAACACTGACTGGTCCATGGTAA
- the LOC4340462 gene encoding bZIP transcription factor 46-like isoform X1, with protein sequence MELPADGSALARQGSIYSLTFDEFQSALGSAEKDFGSMNMDELLRNIWTAEESQAIAPAAAAASAAAVVGDAQQQQQPIQRQGSLTLPRTLSQKTVDEVWRDIMGLGGSDDEDPAAAAAAAAPAQRQPTLGEMTLEEFLVRAGVVREDMGQTIVLPPQAQALFPGSNVVAPAMQLANGMLPGVVGVAPGAAAAMTVAAPATPVVLNGLGKVEGGDLSSLSPVPYPFDTALRVRKGPTVEKVVERRQRRMIKNRESAARSRARKQAYIMELEAEVAKLKEQKAELQKKQVEMIQKQNDEVMERITQQLGPKAKRFCLRRTLTGPC encoded by the exons atgGAGTTGCCGGCGGATGGGAGCGCGCTGGCGAGGCAGGGGTCGATCTACTCGCTGACGTTCGACGAGTTCCAGAGCGCGCTGGGAAGCGCCGAGAAGGATTTCGGGTCGATGAACATGGATGAGCTGCTGCGCAACATCTGGACGGCGGAGGAGTCGCAGGCCatagcgccggcggcggcggctgcttcggcggcggcggtggttggggacgcgcagcagcagcagcagccgatccAGAGGCAGGGGTCGCTGACGCTGCCACGCACGCTGAGCCAGAAGACGGTGGACGAGGTGTGGCGCGACATCATGGGCTtgggcggcagcgacgacgaagaccccgcggcggcggcggctgcggcggcgcccgcgcagCGGCAGCCGACGCTGGGGGAGATGACGCTGGAGGAGTTCCTGGTGCGGGCCGGCGTCGTGCGGGAGGACATGGGGCAGACCATCGTGCTGCCGCCGCAGGCGCAGGCGTTGTTCCCCGGGAGCAATGTGGTCGCCCCGGCCATGCAGCTCGCCAACGGGATGCTGCCTGGTGTCGTCGGCGtcgcccccggcgccgccgccgcgatgacggtggcggcgccggccacgCCGGTGGTGCTGAACGGGCTGGGGAAGGTGGAGGGCGGGGATCTCTCGTCGCTCTCGCCGGTGCCTTACCCATTCGACACCGCGCTCAGGGTGAGGAAGGGCCCTACCGTCGAGAAGGTGGTGGAGAGGCGGCAGAGGCGGATGATCAAGAACAGGGAGTCCGCTGCTAGGTCTCGCGCGCGGAAGCAG GCTTATATAATGGAGTTGGAAGCTGAGGTGGCAAAACTGAAGGAACAGAAGGCTGAATTGCAGAAAAAGCAG GTGGAAATGATACAGAAGCAAAATGATGAG GTCATGGAGAGAATCACTCAGCAACTTGGACCAAAGGCAAAGAGATTTTGCCTCCGACGAACACTGACTGGTCCATG CTGA